The DNA sequence GAGCCGGAAGTCGGCCGCGGGCAACGTCGTGGCCGCCTGCGCCGCGGGCGTGACGGCCGTGAGCAGCGCCGCCGCCAGCCCGACGACCGCGATTCGGTACTTCCTCACCAGACCACCGCCATTGTTGGTTGAGTACTGACCAACGGTCATCATGGCGGTGCCCCGTCGACGGGGCAAGACCCCGCGGCGCGTCGGCTCAGACCCGCGGCTGTGCGTCGACGGTCACCCAGTCCGGGTGCTTGCCGGTCGCGTCGTCACCGGAGGAGATACCGCGGATCCGGCGGTTCACCCACGGCAGCACGTGCTCGCGGTAGTAGCGGGTCTCGACGCGCAGGCTGCGCCGGGCGGCGGGGCCCGGGTCGACGGCGTGCGCCTCGGTGGTGTGCCCGAGCGCCCGCAGGACCAGTGACGCGATGCGCCGGTGACCTGCGGCGTTGAGGTGCAGCCGGTCCGGCGACCAGTACTCGGCGCGGCGGACCTCCAGGTCGTTGAACCCGTCCACGAACAGCACGTCGTGCCGG is a window from the Saccharothrix saharensis genome containing:
- a CDS encoding GDSL-type esterase/lipase family protein, producing QAVRRCLAAGVRLVLLSGADPSQRLPFGRMIHRRGEVLTAAIANLAARHDVLFVDGFNDLEVRRAEYWSPDRLHLNAAGHRRIASLVLRALGHTTEAHAVDPGPAARRSLRVETRYYREHVLPWVNRRIRGISSGDDATGKHPDWVTVDAQPRV